In the Gossypium arboreum isolate Shixiya-1 chromosome 10, ASM2569848v2, whole genome shotgun sequence genome, one interval contains:
- the LOC108488461 gene encoding beta-amyrin 28-monooxygenase-like — translation MEMELSPPVSFTAPIILLTLAIVFVVTFALRPKPKSSLAKELPPGSLGWPIVGETLEFLFGNPENFVFNRMRKYSPRIFKTRILGEETVVICGPEGHKFLFSNEQKLFTAFRLHSTQKLFRSYQSSSAASVQSSFDADSKKILRSPGFLKPEALMRYLGKMDAITQQQMEKYWEKNDQVKAFPLAKTLTLTLACRFFLGIDEPERISRLVKRFDDITLGMHSIPLDFPGTAFYKANKAAAAIRRELKEVIKEKKAAMVTGVVMQDILCHMIVATDKTGKYMAEAEIADKIMGLLVAGYSTVATAMTFFMKYVGERPHIYAKILAEQLQVEGDKKAGEMLEWDDIQKMKYSWNVMYEVMRLTPPLQGTFRVALTDFTYAGYTVPKGWKIYWTVSTTNKNPEYFSEPEKFDPSRYDEGNKLPPFTYVPFGGGLRMCPGKEYARLAILTFVHNVVKRFQWELVNPKEKIVGDMMPTPDNGLPIRLTPRH, via the exons ATGGAGATGGAGCTTTCTCCACCTGTTTCATTCACTGCTCCTATTATTCTTCTCACACTTGCTATTGTTTTCGTTGTCACCTTTGCACTAAGACCCAAACCCAAATCGAGTCTCGCCAAAGAGCTTCCACCAGGGAGCTTAGGGTGGCCAATCGTCGGCGAAACTCTCGAGTTCCTGTTTGGGAACCCGGAAAATTTCGTGTTTAATCGGATGAGAAAATATTCTCCTCGTATTTTCAAAACAAGGATTCTCGGCGAAGAAACCGTCGTCATATGTGGTCCGGAAGGACACAAATTTTTGTTCTCAAACGAACAAAAGCTCTTCACCGCTTTCCGACTTCATTCCACCCAGAAACTATTCCGATCTTACCAGTCCTCCTCCGCCGCGTCCGTACAAAGCTCCTTCGACGCAGACTCGAAAAAAATCTTGCGTTCGCCGGGATTCTTGAAACCCGAAGCATTAATGAGGTATTTAGGCAAAATGGACGCCATAACACAGCAACAAATGGAGAAATACTGGGAAAAAAATGACCAAGTGAAGGCGTTTCCACTCGCAAAGACCTTAACTTTGACTCTCGCATGTCGTTTCTTTTTAGGAATCGATGAACCAGAGCGTATCTCTAGGCTTGTTAAAAGATTCGACGATATAACTTTGGGGATGCATTCGATTCCTTTGGATTTTCCGGGGACTGCTTTTTACAAAGCTAATAAGGCTGCGGCAGCGATACGGAGGGAGCTTAAGGAGGTTATAAAAGAGAAGAAAGCTGCTATGGTGACGGGAGTTGTCATGCAAGATATACTTTGTCATATGATTGTGGCCACCGATAAGACCGGGAAATACATGGCGGAAGCTGAGATTGCCGATAAGATTATGGGATTGTTGGTCGCCGGATACAGCACCGTTGCTACTGCTATGACCTTCTTCATGAAATACGTTGGCGAGAGACCTCACATCTATGCCAAAATTCTAGCag AACAATTGCAAGTAGAAGGTGATAAAAAGGCAGGGGAGATGTTGGAATGGGATGACATACAAAAAATGAAATACTCATGGAATGTGATGTATGAAGTGATGAGACTTACACCTCCACTCCAAGGCACTTTCAGAGTGGCCCTCACTGATTTTACTTATGCTGGTTACACTGTTCCAAAGGGTTGGAAG ATATATTGGACGGTAAGCACAACAAACAAGAACCCAGAATATTTTTCGGAACCCGAGAAATTCGATCCATCGAGATACGATGAAGGGAACAAACTGCCGCCGTTTACATACGTTCCGTTCGGCGGTGGGCTTCGAATGTGCCCCGGAAAAGAGTATGCAAGATTGGCTATCCTCACTTTCGTGCATAACGTTGTGAAAAGGTTTCAATGGGAATTGGTGAATCCAAAGGAAAAGATTGTTGGTGATATGATGCCAACACCCGATAATGGTCTTCCTATTCGTCTGACTCCACGCCATTAA